In the genome of Paenibacillus sp. FSL R5-0766, one region contains:
- a CDS encoding SMI1/KNR4 family protein, protein MIQGELIYKTIDSLKKRLENNKLLELQLQEGYLTQATCQFNEAADESDLLEFQRKLGYKLPNDYINFLKTTNGCSLFDHPQYGGESYLYKWQDIEESTYEEPTDGYLKIAYIYQDNIIIDLKAYSQGSNNYLMVKGHIDHFHESRPLNMNFELWFERFIISQGDKFWEWSIYTAENYYRLRG, encoded by the coding sequence TTGATTCAAGGAGAATTAATTTATAAAACAATAGACTCTTTAAAGAAAAGATTAGAAAATAATAAATTACTAGAATTGCAACTTCAAGAAGGTTATTTAACTCAAGCTACCTGTCAGTTTAATGAAGCAGCAGATGAAAGTGATTTATTGGAATTCCAAAGGAAGTTAGGGTATAAACTTCCCAATGATTATATTAACTTTTTGAAGACAACCAATGGTTGCTCATTATTTGACCATCCGCAATACGGTGGAGAATCATATTTATATAAGTGGCAGGATATTGAAGAATCAACGTACGAGGAACCAACTGATGGGTACTTAAAGATAGCATATATATACCAAGATAATATAATAATTGATCTGAAAGCATATAGCCAAGGCTCAAATAATTACTTAATGGTTAAGGGGCACATAGATCATTTTCATGAGTCGAGGCCCTTGAATATGAACTTCGAGTTGTGGTTCGAACGATTTATTATCAGTCAGGGAGATAAGTTTTGGGAATGGTCAATATATACGGCAGAAAATTATTATAGATTAAGAGGATAA
- a CDS encoding SRPBCC family protein: MNEYGALLESNGRYALRFERFLHQNPEDVFLVITKPSSFAQWYPFATGEMDLRIGGRIAFDDGEGTTYEGTITELEKPYVFGFREVDDLINISLQKEDKGCRMIFTHTFNDDSWAVNTAAGWHRCLDVLVQIINGRPIQWHDNSTELREIYSELFKIKD, encoded by the coding sequence GTGAATGAATATGGTGCATTACTTGAGTCAAACGGTCGTTATGCTTTGAGGTTTGAACGATTTCTTCATCAAAATCCAGAAGATGTTTTCCTTGTTATCACGAAGCCTAGTTCCTTCGCCCAATGGTACCCTTTCGCAACAGGAGAGATGGATCTGAGAATTGGTGGCAGGATTGCCTTCGATGATGGTGAAGGAACGACATATGAGGGGACCATTACAGAGTTAGAAAAGCCATATGTATTTGGGTTCCGTGAAGTTGATGATCTGATTAACATTTCATTGCAGAAAGAAGATAAAGGATGTCGAATGATCTTTACCCATACGTTTAACGATGATTCATGGGCAGTGAACACGGCCGCAGGATGGCATAGGTGCCTGGATGTATTGGTCCAAATTATCAATGGTAGACCCATTCAGTGGCATGATAACTCAACTGAGCTGCGTGAAATCTATAGTGAATTATTCAAGATAAAAGATTAA
- a CDS encoding helix-turn-helix transcriptional regulator, with amino-acid sequence MNDDAHIARGKIIKERSRQETENKRGDFVHWSDVRGQFLDSDDQFKVDVFIKYISHLVMRRKDLKLTQEAVAKRMNITQANLARIERGDAVPKLDTFYKLITALDMELKLIPKDNFVDDFTGEK; translated from the coding sequence GTGAATGATGATGCGCATATAGCACGAGGGAAAATTATAAAAGAAAGGAGTCGACAGGAGACGGAAAACAAAAGAGGAGATTTCGTACATTGGTCGGATGTTCGAGGTCAGTTTCTTGATAGTGATGATCAGTTCAAGGTTGATGTGTTTATTAAGTACATTAGTCACTTGGTGATGCGTCGAAAAGATCTAAAGTTAACACAAGAGGCAGTGGCAAAACGTATGAATATTACCCAAGCTAATCTTGCCAGAATTGAGAGAGGAGACGCGGTCCCAAAACTAGATACTTTTTATAAACTAATTACGGCTTTAGATATGGAACTTAAGTTAATTCCAAAAGATAATTTTGTTGATGATTTTACAGGTGAGAAATAA
- a CDS encoding aspartyl-phosphate phosphatase Spo0E family protein, translated as MSRLLDLLEEERRKLNQLGEASLKQAIPLWDNPEVQEQSRRVDELVARVSEMKARHS; from the coding sequence ATGAGCCGGTTGCTTGACTTATTGGAAGAGGAACGGCGCAAGCTTAATCAGCTTGGTGAGGCATCCTTGAAGCAAGCGATTCCGTTGTGGGACAATCCCGAGGTTCAGGAACAGAGCCGAAGGGTGGATGAACTGGTGGCACGAGTGAGTGAAATGAAGGCGAGACATAGCTGA
- a CDS encoding type II toxin-antitoxin system RelE/ParE family toxin has product MRFIHFIDARGCNPVTEYLSTLQKKEVSKVAKYLGVVNEHGTRIGDPYVGHIQGKIWELRPGNYRILFFVWGDKFVLTNAFRKKGEKTPENEKAIAEKRFKDWIKQYGHN; this is encoded by the coding sequence ATGAGGTTTATACACTTCATTGATGCCCGTGGCTGCAATCCAGTAACTGAATATCTTTCCACTCTTCAGAAGAAGGAAGTTTCAAAGGTTGCCAAATACTTAGGTGTTGTCAACGAACATGGTACACGAATCGGAGATCCATATGTGGGTCACATCCAAGGTAAAATATGGGAATTGCGTCCGGGGAATTACCGTATCCTTTTTTTCGTTTGGGGAGATAAATTCGTTCTTACAAATGCATTTCGTAAAAAGGGAGAAAAAACTCCAGAAAATGAAAAAGCAATTGCAGAGAAACGATTTAAAGATTGGATTAAACAATACGGGCACAATTAA
- a CDS encoding serine hydrolase domain-containing protein: MQMNRGYHTVNKLIACVLSFIFIIMAIAVSAHAEEKQVETTPSRIPLSKLEETIDAYVASYEKYTAAVSVVAIKDGETIVNKAYGYADIENQRKADTSTVFEWASISKLLVYTSVMQLVEQGKLDLETDIQEYLPEGFFKKLKYDDPITLMNLMHHNAGWEDQTAAEVFYYSENETLELGETLRKNEPKQIYKPNSIVGYSNYGVGLAGYIVEEISGQPFYEYVNQHIFKPLHMNDTSIHPTGQDHPDVVRRRSEVEGYTKDLKLIPENRVYVTFYPTGAAIGTAEDLGKFLAALMPVDDSNVLFKNRDTLNEMLSTSLYYDGTSTPRFAHGFVEMEYWVPTLMHEGNLKAFSSKVVFDP; encoded by the coding sequence ATGCAGATGAATCGTGGATATCACACTGTAAACAAATTAATTGCTTGTGTTTTGTCATTCATATTTATCATTATGGCAATAGCGGTATCTGCCCACGCTGAAGAGAAACAGGTTGAGACTACACCATCCAGGATTCCTTTATCCAAGTTAGAGGAAACGATTGATGCTTATGTTGCATCGTATGAGAAGTATACCGCTGCCGTTTCGGTTGTAGCTATCAAAGATGGTGAAACCATTGTGAATAAGGCATATGGTTACGCAGATATTGAGAATCAGCGAAAGGCGGACACCTCTACGGTTTTTGAATGGGCTTCCATCTCGAAACTGTTGGTCTATACGAGTGTGATGCAGCTTGTCGAACAAGGAAAGCTTGATTTGGAGACCGATATCCAAGAATATCTGCCAGAGGGATTTTTCAAAAAGCTGAAATATGATGATCCGATTACGCTAATGAACCTGATGCATCACAATGCGGGGTGGGAAGATCAAACAGCGGCTGAGGTGTTTTATTACTCTGAGAATGAAACGTTAGAATTAGGAGAAACGTTGCGTAAAAATGAGCCGAAACAGATCTATAAACCGAATAGCATAGTGGGTTATTCGAACTACGGCGTTGGTCTAGCTGGTTACATCGTGGAAGAGATAAGTGGACAACCTTTTTATGAATATGTTAATCAACATATATTTAAACCTCTTCATATGAACGACACCTCGATTCATCCAACGGGGCAAGATCATCCGGACGTAGTACGAAGAAGGAGTGAGGTTGAAGGATATACGAAAGATTTGAAACTGATCCCTGAGAACAGAGTATACGTAACGTTTTATCCTACAGGGGCAGCGATTGGGACAGCAGAAGATTTAGGGAAATTTCTTGCAGCGTTGATGCCTGTAGATGATAGCAATGTTTTATTTAAGAACAGGGATACGTTAAACGAAATGTTGTCAACAAGTCTATATTATGACGGGACTTCTACTCCGCGATTTGCGCATGGGTTCGTTGAGATGGAATACTGGGTGCCTACACTGATGCACGAGGGGAATTTGAAAGCATTCTCCAGCAAAGTTGTCTTTGATCCCTAA